The following coding sequences are from one Desulfosporosinus orientis DSM 765 window:
- a CDS encoding radical SAM/SPASM domain-containing protein, with product MKHNKYVTIDGKTRIGLYIPGFPSAAFQTACRKFRQFEEKMPCTTVLVSVTSACPYHCRHCYQKFDRGPDVDIQVLTGVVRRLQEMGIAFFNIEGGEPFFAYERLRQICLVIDERSEIWINSTGAGMTLKRLRELKGLGVTAVMFSMHSPQAQAFNDFLGKDSAWDTMAEGVRLCHEAGLAVAFNTCLLREDFYNGTFENIMARAKEFKACYVQIIKPKPAGGWLENREHEFTASDIRLIKEKVNRYNLDKRFAGYPAISAQIMEEDPFVFGCTAGGTDRFYINAKGDLQPCEFLNISFGNIGADSFAEIYQTMRSCFPWGGENYLCESCSREIHYLYQENGLKSLPLTLELSKRIYTSWERGKAADLYEKLERLR from the coding sequence ATGAAGCATAATAAATATGTCACCATCGACGGCAAGACGAGAATCGGGTTGTATATCCCGGGCTTTCCTTCGGCGGCTTTTCAAACGGCTTGCCGGAAATTCCGTCAATTTGAGGAGAAGATGCCCTGTACCACAGTTTTAGTGTCCGTTACCTCAGCCTGCCCTTATCACTGCCGGCATTGTTATCAAAAATTTGACCGGGGGCCGGATGTGGATATTCAAGTGCTGACGGGGGTGGTCAGGAGGCTGCAGGAAATGGGGATTGCTTTTTTTAACATTGAAGGCGGTGAACCTTTCTTTGCTTATGAACGCTTAAGGCAGATTTGCTTGGTTATCGATGAACGCTCGGAAATTTGGATTAATTCCACCGGTGCCGGCATGACTTTAAAGAGGCTAAGGGAATTAAAGGGGCTTGGTGTGACGGCTGTCATGTTTTCTATGCACAGTCCCCAAGCCCAGGCTTTCAATGATTTTTTAGGCAAGGATTCTGCCTGGGATACTATGGCCGAGGGCGTCCGGCTCTGCCATGAAGCGGGCTTAGCTGTAGCTTTTAACACCTGTTTACTGCGTGAGGATTTTTATAACGGTACCTTTGAAAATATCATGGCCAGGGCTAAAGAATTTAAGGCTTGTTATGTGCAGATTATTAAACCAAAACCGGCGGGAGGCTGGCTGGAAAACCGGGAGCATGAATTCACGGCCTCAGATATCCGCCTGATTAAAGAAAAAGTGAATCGCTACAATCTGGATAAGCGATTTGCCGGCTATCCTGCTATCTCAGCACAAATTATGGAGGAAGATCCTTTTGTTTTCGGCTGTACGGCAGGAGGCACGGACCGCTTTTATATTAATGCCAAGGGGGATTTACAGCCTTGTGAATTTTTGAATATTTCCTTTGGCAATATTGGGGCGGATTCTTTTGCAGAGATTTATCAAACCATGCGCAGCTGTTTTCCCTGGGGGGGAGAGAATTACCTGTGCGAAAGCTGCAGCCGGGAGATTCATTATCTTTATCAGGAGAATGGCTTGAAATCCTTGCCCCTGACTCTGGAACTCTCGAAGAGAATTTATACTTCCTGGGAGCGGGGAAAGGCGGCGGATTTATATGAGAAGCTGGAGAGATTACGCTAG